From the Chitinivibrionales bacterium genome, the window TATGGATAATTTTAAAAAAGTAATCTTTTCATGAGAAACTTTGTTATTTCTGTGGCATTGTTGTGCGATTTGACGAGATCGCCCAGTGAAAAAAATTCCTTCATGATGAATTTGAATGGTTTCCTCGGCAGTAATCGTGGAAAAAAGGTTATCGGATGCCACGGCGCCCAAAGCTCGCTTTTAAAAAGTGCCCTGAGCGATCCCCGGCGAACCATTGGTACAAATCGTATTTGTCCAAGGCCGGAATTCCGGTTCCGCCGCTCCAGAATGATTCCAAGAAGCTTTTCAAAGGAACTGGTGTCCTCGCCTACCCAGAATTTCTGCGCCTCGCCGCCCGAAGGAAAAAGGAAAAGCGGTTTGCATGCTGCCAGTGTAATAATGATTTCCCTGATCGCCGATATTCTGGATGCTGAGCATTTTCGGATCGATACGTCGCCTTGCAGGTGCTTTACCACCTGATAGGTCAATATATTCGCCCACACAGTTTCCAAGATCCTCCGCACGCCCTTGAATTTCTTGACATATTCAGCGGTTGCTTCTTTTGAGTCCCAAATGCCGATGATCCGCTTCGAAACGGGTTCACTGATATTTTGAAGCCATCCGGTGGCAACAACCGCAGGGTCGAAATCTTTTAACTCAGCAAGACATAAAAAGGGCTCTATGTATCCCGGGTGATTCGCGTAAAACAATACCGGATATCCCTTGAGTTGATTTTTGTCGAAGCACCATTCCGCTTCCAGCGAAAAACCAACGCGGGCCAAGGTGTCCCATGCAGACTGCGACATGGAGATACTTGACATGTTTTTTAAACCAATGACAATTTCATTGATAAAACGATAAAACCTGAAACCGGTTAAAACGTACCACAAGGCTTGCTTGATACGGAATCCTGCAAATCGCATGTTGTTTTTATACGCATTGACCATTGCTTCAAGACCATATTGCCTGAATATGGGCAGTAATTTTTTGGGGGTGTCCGCGGATCGGGTTGATTCCATGTGCGGATAAATCTGCTTGTTTTTAAATTTTAAGGCGTGGATTACTTATTTACCGCTCGTATTCTTTTCACCGCTTTTACTAAAGCGTCAACTGCGGTGAGAATGTTCTGTTTTGTATTCTCTCTGCCAAGCGAAAACCTGATCGCGCTGACCGCTTCGGCCTTTCTTCTTCCGAGGGCGAGCAGTGTCCGGGATGGACCGATTGATCCGGAAGAGCAGGCTGCGCCCCCCGATACGCAAATGCCATCTTGGTCCAGCGATGCAAGGAGCGATTCAGTCTCGGCACCAGGAAAACAAAGGTTCAACGTGCCGGGAATCCTGTTTTGCGGATGGCCGTTTCTGATGACATTTTCTATCCTTGCGCAAATCTCCTTATACATTATTTCCGTCAGATCATACAGGCGTTTTGCTTCATTTTCCATGGCGCCGCAGGCGATTTCCGCGGCCTTGACAAATCCGAGTATCGCCGGAAGGTTTTCGGTGCCGGTCCTGATGTGCCGTTCCTGGTTTCCGCCGTGCGTTCTCGGGGCGATTTTCAGTCCGCTCCTGATATAGAGCGCCCCGCAGCCTTTGGGACCGTATATCTTATGCGAAGAAACCGACAGTAACGACAGCCGCCCTTTACTGACATCAAGGGGTATTTTTCCAAAAGCCTGTACGGCGTCGCTGTGAAAAGCAATTTTCTTTTTTGCCAGTATTTCACCGATTTCTTGAATCGGCTGTATGGTTCCTATCTCGTTGTGGGCAAAAATTATTGATACCAGCGCGGTTTTTTCATTTAGGGATTCTTCCAAGTCGTTCATTTTGATGATGCCATGCTCGTCAACGGAGACTTGTTTGACTTCATAGCCTTTACCGGCCAAATAATTGGCGGCATCAAAAACCGCAGGGTGCTCCACGGATGAAATAACTAATTCCCGGCCGGGGAACCTTTCCATAAATCCTAAAACGGCCAGATTGTCCGCCTCGGTGCCTCCCGAGGTAAAAAAAACTTCTTTGGGAGAAGCACCGATAAGTTCCGCAAAACGCGCGCGGGCATTTTCGAGTTTGGCAAAAGCTTTTTGGCCGACCGAATGGAGCGACGATGGATTACCCCAAAAATCTTTCATCGCCTCATTCATGACATCCCGGACTTCAGGAAGCACCGGCGTCGTGGCGTTGTGGTCGAGATAAATAAGTGTTTTTTCCATGGTTTCAATATACTATTTCCATTTCTGTATCTTTCACTCCGGCGCGGTTCCTCCGGCCTTTTTAATAAAAAGCAGCCAAAGAAAAAACGGACCGCCAAGCAATGCGGTTATCACACCCACCGGCATTTCCGCCGGAGCGATCACCACGCGCGCAGCCGCGTCGCAGAGAACAAGAAATATCCCTCCGCTCAAAAATGTTGCGGGGCCGAGGATCGTATGCCGTGTTTTAAAAATCATTCTGCAGATGTGCGGCGTCATGAGGCCGACAAACCCGATGGGTCCGCACACCGATACAATGCTGCCGACAATAAGGGTGGCCGCGAGCAGAAGCAGGTTTTTTGTACGCGAGACCCTCACTCCCCTGCTTTTGGCCAAATCCTCACCGACGAGCAGGTGGTCAAGTTCAGGAAGCTTGAAAATCAGAATGAAAATGCCGCCCGCAAGAAAGGGAAGCATTGAATAAATTTGATTGTACCCCGTGATTTCGATGCCGCCCATGAGCCAGCGCACGATATGAAACGAATCGCGCAAAGAGCTAATGTATTGCATGAACATGAGAATGCTGGAAAAAAGAAAACTGATGGCGATGCCGGCGAGAAGCATGGTGACACCCGAAGAGGTGCGACGCACTGATGAAAGCAAATAGACGCATGCCATTGAAATCGCAGCGCCTGCAAACGCACCGAATGTAATAAGGGGTATCCCGAAAACCGTGCCGCTGATGCCTGCAAGAATTATGGCCGCCGCCCCGCACGAGGAACCGCTCGCTATGCCGAGCGTGAACGGGTCTGCAAGAGGATTACGGAACATTGCCTGGAACACCAAGCCGCATAAGGCAAGTCCCGAACCCGCAAGAAACGCCGCAAGCACGCGCGGCACGCGCAGTGAAAAGAAAATCGCGGTCTGCAGGTCATCCTTGAACAAGTTGCCGGGCGCAATAAAGTCCATGCCCACGAAGGGAGCGGTCAAAAGCACAAAAACAGTCGCGATAAAAAGGAGAAATAATTGGACAAGGCTTGATTTTGATATCATGCCATTTCTCCCGGCACAATGATGCTTCGCTGTGAAGAAACACATTGCGCCCTTTCAAAACGTATGGAAAAAATTTCTTCGAGAATGGATGGACACCTTATTTTAAAATCGCTGGTGGTGCCGGCAAAAAATAAGCGCCCCTCATTGAGGGCCGCAATGTTGTCGTATTGCGAGATGGCGCTATTTGCGTCATGGGTTATGGTGATGATGACCGTGCCGTATTCATCGTGAATTCTTTTCAGGGACTGGTGCATGAGCTCCTGATGGAGCGGATCAAGAAATGATGACGGTTCGTCAAGTAAAAGGATTTTACTTTGCTGCGCAACCGCGCCGGCAAGAAATGCCCTTTGCAGTTCGCCTCCCGACAGCGAGAAAAGCTGCCTCGATTCCAGATGTTCCATGTCGGCGAGGCGAAGAGCATCGCGAACGATCCGTCGGTCGTCCTGGCGCGGAATGGCCATCAGTCCCTGATACGGGAAACGGCCGAGCATGACAAAATCAAAAACAGTGTAAGGGGCAAATCCCGGCGTCGCGGCCTGCGGCACATAAGCGATCTCCTTCGCCACGTCCCGCGGCTTGAGCCGGGTAATATCCTTTCCATTGATAAAGACGCATTCCTGCGTTACCGGCAGTAAACCCGCCATGCATTTTACCAGCGTTGATTTTCCCGCGCCGTTTTTTCCTATGATCGACCAGGTTTCTCCGCCGTAAATCGACATGGATATGTCTTTAAGCACGGATTTGTCCCGGTAGGAAAAACTCAGGTCTTTTATTTGTATCATGGGAGCCATGGTCATGCCGTTTTATTTCCGGTGTTGCTGCTGGAATTTCTGAACCGCTTTTCTGATATCATTGAAAACAAGTCCTAATCGAGGACCGGGAATGCTCAGGTAATCGCC encodes:
- a CDS encoding cysteine desulfurase family protein — protein: MEKTLIYLDHNATTPVLPEVRDVMNEAMKDFWGNPSSLHSVGQKAFAKLENARARFAELIGASPKEVFFTSGGTEADNLAVLGFMERFPGRELVISSVEHPAVFDAANYLAGKGYEVKQVSVDEHGIIKMNDLEESLNEKTALVSIIFAHNEIGTIQPIQEIGEILAKKKIAFHSDAVQAFGKIPLDVSKGRLSLLSVSSHKIYGPKGCGALYIRSGLKIAPRTHGGNQERHIRTGTENLPAILGFVKAAEIACGAMENEAKRLYDLTEIMYKEICARIENVIRNGHPQNRIPGTLNLCFPGAETESLLASLDQDGICVSGGAACSSGSIGPSRTLLALGRRKAEAVSAIRFSLGRENTKQNILTAVDALVKAVKRIRAVNK
- a CDS encoding iron ABC transporter permease is translated as MISKSSLVQLFLLFIATVFVLLTAPFVGMDFIAPGNLFKDDLQTAIFFSLRVPRVLAAFLAGSGLALCGLVFQAMFRNPLADPFTLGIASGSSCGAAAIILAGISGTVFGIPLITFGAFAGAAISMACVYLLSSVRRTSSGVTMLLAGIAISFLFSSILMFMQYISSLRDSFHIVRWLMGGIEITGYNQIYSMLPFLAGGIFILIFKLPELDHLLVGEDLAKSRGVRVSRTKNLLLLAATLIVGSIVSVCGPIGFVGLMTPHICRMIFKTRHTILGPATFLSGGIFLVLCDAAARVVIAPAEMPVGVITALLGGPFFLWLLFIKKAGGTAPE
- a CDS encoding ABC transporter ATP-binding protein, giving the protein MAPMIQIKDLSFSYRDKSVLKDISMSIYGGETWSIIGKNGAGKSTLVKCMAGLLPVTQECVFINGKDITRLKPRDVAKEIAYVPQAATPGFAPYTVFDFVMLGRFPYQGLMAIPRQDDRRIVRDALRLADMEHLESRQLFSLSGGELQRAFLAGAVAQQSKILLLDEPSSFLDPLHQELMHQSLKRIHDEYGTVIITITHDANSAISQYDNIAALNEGRLFFAGTTSDFKIRCPSILEEIFSIRFERAQCVSSQRSIIVPGEMA